The Corylus avellana chromosome ca8, CavTom2PMs-1.0 genome has a segment encoding these proteins:
- the LOC132189602 gene encoding putative UPF0481 protein At3g02645, with translation MEPAKSSYGQEWVIQISRALEEALQDNVDEGLPVSIFSVPKTLISLKPDAYTPQLIALGPYHHQRPELFEMEHHKLTSAKRVQKNLQQIKFCHLVNHIAQSDSIVRACYHRFLEFDQETLAWIFAIDASFLLEYLQTYSPKMEEGSLMRISSKMAHLIDYTRRKTAHHTILRDVIKLENQIPLFLLREVHSFYPGKDHDEVFATMLIGFCKDLSPIKYTNYQCFREECFERTHLLQLLYHMVAPKLQLEPDCSEQEKPKEDVEIGWFRKPMKSFLTTLLYINLAPLRLLGKICKSKAMKLLITLPFTILLYVLHLGNKDDINNIISSAGDVAEEAESASRKTEDELSPLVEEIAIPSVTQLHKIGVKFRPAKGGLESINFDKSCGKFYLPVIHLDDNSEVVLRNLVAYEACIAPQMMVFTRYTELMNGIIDDEEDVRILREAGIILNRLKSDGEVATLWNGMTKSVRATKVPILDKAIEGANTYYSKSWKVRMNVTMKKYVFASWPCLTFLAANILILMSTLEAACSMYNCSKIFKAL, from the coding sequence ATGGAACCAGCAAAATCTAGTTATGGCCAAGAATGGGTCATACAGATAAGTCGAGCCCTAGAAGAAGCCCTACAAGACAACGTTGATGAAGGCCTTCCCGTGAGCATCTTCAGCGTACCCAAAACCCTAATATCTCTCAAGCCAGATGCATACACTCCACAGCTAATAGCCCTTGGCCCATACCATCACCAGCGGCCTGAACTCTTCGAAATGGAGCACCACAAACTCACTTCAGCTAAAAGAGTGCAAAAGAATCTCCAACAAATCAAATTCTGCCACTTGGTCAACCATATTGCACAAAGTGATAGCATTGTTCGCGCATGCTACCACCGGTTCTTGGAGTTCGACCAGGAAACACTCGCGTGGATATTCGCCATCGATGCTTCCTTCTTGTTGGAGTATCTCCAAACCTACTCTCCCAAAATGGAAGAAGGCTCGCTTATGCGAATCTCTTCTAAGATGGCACATTTGATCGACTATACAAGGAGGAAAACCGCACACCACACCATCCTCAGAGATGTTATTAAGTTGGAAAACCAAATCCCTCTCTTTTTACTCAGAGAAGTCCACAGTTTTTATCCGGGTAAAGATCATGACGAAGTATTTGCCACCATGCTGATtggtttttgcaaagatctatccCCCATCAAGTACACTAATTACCAATGTTTTAGAGAAGAATGCTTCGAGAGAACCCATTTGCTACAACTTCTCTACCACATGGTTGCGCCAAAGCTTCAACTTGAACCTGATTGCAGTGAGCAGGAGAAGCCCAAAGAGGACGTAGAGATTGGATGGTTTAGAAAACCCATGAAATCATTCTTGACAACACTACTTTATATTAACTTGGCCCCGCTCCGCCTTCTCGGTAAAATTTGCAAGTCAAAAGCAATGAAGCTTCTGATTACACTACCATTTACAATCCTCTTGTATGTTTTGCATCTTGGAAACAAGGATGATATAAACAATATCATATCATCCGCAGGAGATGTGGCGGAAGAGGCGGAAAGCGCATCTCGGAAGACGGAAGACGAATTAAGTCCTTTGGTCGAAGAGATTGCAATCCCAAGCGTGACACAGCTTCATAAAATTGGTGTCAAATTTCGTCCAGCAAAGGGTGGCTTGGAATCCATAAATTTCGACAAGTCTTGTGGTAAATTTTACCTTCCGGTTATTCATTTGGATGATAACTCGGAAGTTGTGCTGAGGAACCTCGTTGCCTACGAGGCATGTATTGCGCCCCAGATGATGGTTTTTACACGTTACACGGAATTGATGAATGGGATAATTGATGATGAGGAGGATGTGAGGATTCTTCGAGAGGCAGGGATCATCTTGAACCGCCTCAAAAGCGATGGAGAAGTGGCAACGCTATGGAATGGCATGACGAAGTCTGTGCGGGCAACGAAAGTTCCAATTCTGGACAAGGCCATTGAAGGTGCAAATACTTATTACTCGAAGAGTTGGAAGGTGAGGATGAACGTGACAATGAAGAAGTATGTCTTTGCTTCATGGCCATGTCTTACGTTTTTAGCAGCAAACATTCTGATATTGATGTCTACTCTTGAGGCTGCTTGCTCCATGTACAATTGCTCCAAAATTTTCAAGGCTCTATGA
- the LOC132189835 gene encoding uncharacterized protein LOC132189835 encodes MSLLSIFLILFSATAFSFSHGDSHFPPLQAPPTSGWENEGSYGVEHSSWGPSRSLVEGPFSAPVENPSFVLASERTQRKDPLDGFKKYTRGWNISDHHYWASVGFTAVPLFVIAAVWFLAFGLCICLISICYFCVKREPYGYSGTAYALSLIFLIIFTIAAIVGCVVLYTGQGRFHSSTTNTLEYVVNQADFTVLKLRNISDYLGAAKQLGVDEVFLPSNVQTDIDLIETKINSSASTLADRTMENSDDIHDLLDSVRLALIIVAAIMLLLTFLGCLFSVFGMQSLVYILVIAGWILVTGTFILCGTFLLLHNVAADTCVAMDEWVQNPTSHSALDDILPCVDNATAQETLLRSKEVTSELVDLINQVITNVSNLNFAPGFKQMYINQSGPLVPILCNPYDPDFTDRPCTSGEVNLINASEVWSSYVCQVSAAGICSTTGRLTPTFYNQMITGVNMGFALYNYAPFLVDLQNCAFVRETFGEIYRDHCPGLRRYSRWIYLGLVMVSTSVMLSLIFWVIYGRERRHRVYTKEKEAKSKSTEALEGSKDH; translated from the exons atgTCTCTGCTTTCCATCTTTCTCATCCTTTTCTCTGCTACAGCATTTTCGTTTTCACACGGCGATTCTCACTTTCCACCCCTCCAAGCGCCACCCACTTCAG GGTGGGAAAATGAGGGAAGTTATGGTGTGGAGCACTCATCATGGGGGCCCTCGAGGTCTCTTGTGGAGGGACCCTTCAGTGCACCTGTTGAGAACCCATCATTTGTGTTGGCCTCAGAGAGAACCCAAAGAAAAGACCCTCTTGATGGGTTCAAAAAATACACCAGAGGATGGAATATCAGTGACCACCATTATTGGGct TCGGTGGGTTTTACTGCAGTTCCCTTGTTTGTCATCGCTGCAGTCTGGTTCCTGGCTTTTGGACTGTGCATATGTCTCATCTCTATCTGTTATTTCTGTGTTAAAAGGGAGCCTTATGGCTATTCCGGGACGGCTTATGCACTTTCTCTTATCTTCCTCATAATCTTCACAATTGCAGCCAT TGTTGGATGTGTTGTTTTATATACTGGTCAAGGGAGGTTTCATAGTAGTACAACAAATACATTGGAGTATGTTGTGAATCAGGCAGATTTCACAGTTTTGAAGCTAAGGAATATATCAGATTATCTTGGCGCAGCTAAGCAGCTTGGAGTGGATGAAGTTTTTCTACCTTCTAATGTTCAAACTGATATTGACCTGATTGAAACAAAGATTAATTCTTCTGCTAGTACCCTTGCTGACCGAACAATGGAGAATTCAGATGACATACATGATCTTTTGGATTCTGT GAGACTGGCACTTATCATAGTCGCCGCTATTATGCTTCTCTTGACATTTCTTGGATGTT TATTTTCAGTCTTTGGCATGCAATCTCTCGTGTACAT CCTGGTGATCGCTGGATGGATACTTGTTACAGGGACATTTATTCTTTGTGGCACATTCCTTCTTCTTCATAA TGTGGCTGCGGACACTTGTGTTGCAATGGATGAATGGGTTCAAAACCCTACTTCTCATTCTGCTTTAGATGATATACTGCCATGCGTGGACAATGCAACTGCACAAGAAACGTTGTTGCGGAGCAAAGAAGTCACTTCAGAACTTGTCGATTTGATCAACCAGGTCATCACCAATGTCTCTAACTTAAATTTCGCCCCCGGCTTCAAACAAATGTATATCAATCAGTCTGGTCCATTGGTGCCCATCCTCTGCAACCCATATGATCCTGACTTCACGGATCGACCTTGCACTTCTGGTGAAGTTAATTTGATCAATGCATCAGAG GTTTGGAGTAGCTATGTCTGCCAGGTTTCAGCAGCTGGGATATGTTCCACAACAGGGCGTTTGACCCCTACATTCTACAACCAGATGATAACTGGAGTAAACATGGGCTTTGCCTTGTATAATTATGCTCCTTTCCTGGTTGATCTTCAAAACTGTGCATTCGTGCGCGAAACGTTCGGTGAAATATACAGGGATCATTGTCCCGGCCTACGGCGATACAGTAGATGGATCTATCTAGGGCTAGTGATGGTCTCTACCTCAGTTATGCTCTCATTGATCTTCTGGGTTATCTATGGGAGGGAAAGGCGTCATCGTGTTTATACCAAAGAGAAAGAGGCCAAGTCTAAATCAACTGAAGCTCTTGAAGGAAGCAAAGATCATTAA